The window ATCACTGTTAAGAGACTGCTTTTCTTTATAGGTTACTGAAGATGGGGCCGACCCAAATCCATATGTCAAAACATACCTACTTCCAGATACCCACAAAACATCAAAACGTAAAACCAAAATTTCACGTAAAACTAGGAACCCAACATTCAATGAAATGGTAAGCTAAACTTCATTTCTCAAAAGTTCTCACCTTGCTGCCTTGCATAACTATTTTGGGGGGCAGAGTAGACACATTATTTATGGACCTTAGCATTTaattcacacaaaaaaatgtCTGGATAGAGATTGGAAGACaacttgaatttatttttgttttgttttgtttttgacactcaGTCCTGGAATTTAGCTacttagaccaagctggccttgaactcacagagatccacctacctctgtctccagagctttgggattaaaaacatataccaccacacccggcttgACAACTTGAATTTTTATCAAGATTATGAATGTATCAAGACCCgtagaaaagccaggcatggggctagagaaatggctcagcacttaagagcacttgttttttcagaggactggagttcagtccccagcaactATATCATGGGGGCTTACAATTGCCGATAACTCCAGTTTCACGGAATCTGGcaccatcttcttttttttttttttttttttttttcttttttcgagacagggtttctctgtggttttggagcctgtcctggaactagcttttgtagaccaggctggtctcgaactcacagatatccgcctgcctctgcctcccgaatgctgggattaaaggcgtgcgccaccaccgcccggtattTGGCACCATCTTCTGACTTCCTAAGGCACCCACACATGTATGACATACACgtgaattaaaataataataataataataataataataataataataataataataaaaggtaataaataaaatttaaagagaaaaacgtCAGGTGGGCTGGTACATTCCTGTACTTGTAGCACTTAAGAgtcgaggcaggaagattagaatGTGAATTTAAagttagcctgggttacatagcaaattTGAAGTCAACCCGGGCCGTCTAGatataccctgtctcaaatacatacacacagagagccCTCTAGAGGGTCATCCACTCTTTAAAAACACATGCAGCACTTACCAAAGAACACTTGGTGTTAGTCTTATAAAACAATGGTGGGATTTTTAGTGAATTTTCCCCTAGTTGATACTATACTGTCAAGACAAAGACATACAAGCAAGTGTTCTTCTGGTTGTTTTAGTCAAACAGTGAGAAGGTCTaagttaaagaaatatttctcagAACTTActgtgaaggtttttttttttgttgttttgtttttttgtttttttttttttttggtttttcgagacagggtttctctgtggctttggagtctgtcctggaactagctctgtagaccaggctggtctcgaactcacagagatctgcctgcctctgcctcccgagtgctgggattaaaggcgtgcgccaccatcgcccggcccttaCTGTGAAGttttgtggaaaaataaacattttaagtgcTGTAATGAGGATTTGAGCTAGCAATAGCTTTGAGCACTGCAGATCTGCTGCAAACTACATTCTATGTGGGTTTGTCTCTTCTTGTGAATAAAAGGTTACCACTTCCTGGCATTTGACAGAACAATGAAATTTTAATCTGATtttgcaaaataattttaaaattttattttccaactTGCTTTCCTTTCATCCTCTTTTTTTCTCGAGCTATTAAATCATCTTAAGGTAATCACCAGGTAATTTTTCCCTGCCCCATCACTTGCATCTCTCAGAACCCATATCTGAGGATTtggaggttgttttgttttttgacaatgATTGGTCCTGCTTTCTACAGTCTCTTTGTTAAACACTGACAGAAATAATAGTTCAATCCAGTATTCCAGAAATTAAAACTTGCTCCTGATACATCGAGACAAGTCCCGCTTCTATATTCACTGCCATTCATTGTGTTACTCTTTGACTGATACCTTCATACTTTACTGAAGATATTCCAAGAAACCAAATCTTACCATTTTCCCCCCTCTAGCTTGTGTATAATGGATACAGCAAAGAAACCTTGAGACAGAAAGAACTTCAACTGAGTGTCCTCAGTGCAGAATCTCTGCGGGAGAATTTCTTCTTGGGTGGAATAACCCTGCCGTTGAAAGATTTCAACTTGAGCAAAGAGACAGTTAAGTGGTACCAGCTGACTGCGGCCACATACCTATAAACCGTGGATTTCTGAGCGTTGGAAGCAAGGAGTTAtaaatgtatgcacatgtgtgtacacacaaacacacacttgggaactttgtatatttttatatgttggcAGAAACTATAAACTTAAATATACTTGCAGTATTTCAACACATCTGTTGGACCAACTGTCACATAACTAACTTAAAGATTTAGGGAAGCCATTGCTGTTTCAAAATCGTTCTGTTAAATGCTACCAATCCCAAActtaatatatagtatatagtaaGTCCTCAAAAAGACTTTGAGATAAATAATACTGTATCATTTCGGCCACCTTGTCTGCATTCTTTCTACACAGACACAGCAAATTGGTTTTCCTGTTATGCACCTCACAGCCTTTACCACTGTGTACGTTCACAGAcaccaaaggaaaggaaagatgcaGCTGCTACTCAACAGGCTGAAAAGCAAAGCACAAATAGTAGGCAGAATGCTAAGAACTACTAAGTAGTTTATAGAAGTAgagaaaaaatactatttttattccTTGTTAAAGCCTTTTCAGAGTAAGTGCCAATCACTGGAGTTGTAAATAGTGGTGCCTTACTTAACTTTCTCTGCGTCGTTGGCACTTCATTCTGATTAGAGTAGTTTCCGTTCATTTCACCTTAATGAGGACAGGTATCAGGTACATTTACTAATAATTTCCCCGCAAAAATACTATGTTCTCTACTTCTGATTGTGACTTAGTTATTTTAACTATTAAGCTATTTGATTTAATGTTTGTTGCCCAGTAACTGAATGAGATTCATTGATGTTGCTGCATTCTAAATTCTATCATTCCATTATAATCCTATGTTTATATGTAGGGGTGTGAACTGAAATTGGAGTTTCACGTCTATGTATTTATACTTTACTCCCTCATTAAACAAATGGAAATTGTTTGGCCTTGTGCCCATTTTTGTTTGGTAAGAGGCCCAGGAAAAGAACGGTAGGATCCAGACtgaattttaatataaacattttacgGAAGGTGTTGTGTAAACTCTCCTGTATTTGTAAACATTGTACATTCacataaaagaattattttctgtaatacaAGGAAATTCAGAATTACAAGAGAGGAGTTTGAAGTTACTATAGTGTAACCATTAAGaataagattcatttttatttctcctttcagaCATAACTTTGTTTAGTTTTAGTAAACATGTAAATATGACAGACTTCATGGTGAGAatagaatttcaaatatttttagaatGGTAATAGAGATGTAGCAAGTCTGGTAGTCATGAGAAAACTGACAAACTACTTAATGAAGGGTAATACCAAGAGAGGACAATCTGATTCAGTTTGCTGATGAAATTTTTGGAAAGTGTACAAAGTGATTAGCAGAAATGATGCTTACAGAGCTAAATAAGAGTCAAGGGTGTTATCGTTggaatagatttttaaagaaatcaaaacttGAAATTTTTGGTGCCTAACACTATGGTCCACTTTTAAGGAAATCTGAGTATAGtatatgaatttttatattaaaatgtgttgataaattaaaataagatcaaAGCACCGTTGTCTAGTTTTTCCACAATTAATATTTCCTTAAATTGTTTTGTAAATGTACGTAGCACtagaattgtttttttcttttgagagagacCTAATTCCATTCCATGATTCACCTATCTACTTCTTTAAAAAGATGTTCTTTTTGAAAGATTGCCTTTGATGGAACTCAGTGTGGACTTTTGTGATCTGTTACAGCACATCTTAGCACAATAATAGAACTTGGAAAGGTAATGTCACTTTCCAGTGACAAGAAATCTGATTCATATCTAAAAGTATATATTATGATTAATACTGTATAGTTAAGAATTCAGAAGAAAAGAtaatattttctcttaatttaacTCAATCTGTGCCTCCTTTGGTCGTTAAAACACATATTCTAATATAAGTTATTTGTAAAATGCTAACTTCAGCCCATACCAAAAATAGCACTAGGGAGGAGAGAATAGCCTCTTTGCACTACTGCAGTCAAGTATAAATCAACTCGCTTTCTACAAACTTTTTAACACTTACCTTAAAATACAtctgaaaacaaaaccctaaactgGCCAAGACACTAACTTTTTTGTATAATCATTTATAACTACCTTTGTCAAGTAAAAATAATTCTGCTACCTAGAAGTCCTGTGCCAGAATTCTTTGTTCTTGGCAGTGCTCTAGGATCTGAAGATGATGGTTCATTCCAACCTGTTGTCTCTGAGGAATCCACTGAGAACTGGCACCAATGCTTTTTAGTACTGTGTTTATGTGAATCGAGTTGTTAAAGCATGTatcttttttacatattttttttcaaattaaagtgtATAAAACTTCAAAATCTTGCCTTAAGCTGTTTTAATTCTTTCTAGGATTCATGAATTGTGGCAtttaaaaattcacttttgataatttaaaaaaaaacactgaagccCTGctattaaaatacacatttacTTACATGCTGTTTACTAGCAGTGCAAATATGGATGTGATTACTGGTGTCATCTGTAAGAACCAAATGCTTTAATTATATCAGCATAGTGAAgatgtataatatttttattaatacttgGAATATATTCAGTGGCTTGAATGTGACTTCATAACTATACtacaattatattaaaatatttctgaaataaagaACTCAATCTGTCTTTTCTTGTCTTAATATTTTGGTTTCAAACTTTTATAACAGTGTTCTTTGTATCTCACCCAGGAGTTTATAAAGTTTAGTAATCCTGGATTTCAGATCTGTCAGACTTCCCTAAAATGTCTAAAAAGAGAGTTTGAATTGCTATCTAAGTGTGATTCTTTGAAGGTTTGGATATCATTTTTCTACAGCCCATCACTATTCCTGAGATGTGAAGTCTTCTGTAGATGTGGTTCCTGGTCTCTGACAGTTCACTTAAACAGTAATAATAGAGCAACGATCACATTCAGTGCAAATTCTAACACCATACCTTTACTCCTGGGTATGGGCATGAGACTGGATCTCTATACTGTGAAAAAGAATCTAAACACCCTGAAAGGACAATTAAAGTATGTAGGCTTACTCTTTGAATAAGTGCCTGCCTAACTTCCTGCCAGGCTGTTTGGAGGTGCTGGCGTACAAATAGTATTGTAGATAGGGGGCTAGAGATGATGCAGTGGTTACAATGGCTTCCTGCTGTTGTAAAGGACTAGAGTTTGGTTCCCGGTACAAAGGCACAACTGCGTATTACTCTAGCTCCTAGGGATCCAGTGTCCTTGTGGCCTCTGCGGCCACTGTACGCCACATGCACAGCCATATATTCATGTAATAATCTTTAAGAAgtcctggaggctggagaggtcaCTGAGGGGTTAAGAGCTtattgctctcgcagaggacttgggttcagtttcaagcacccacatggcagctaagaATTCTGTGACTCTAGGTCCAaaggatctgatatcctcttctggcctccatgggcactgcaggTACTGTGGTACAAAGACATAAATTCATTTAAGTGTagacttctttttcatttgtttcctggctgcccagacccgaataatcacacagaaactatatattaTTCCAATACGGCTTGACCAATGACTCGggagtatttctagctagctcttaacccatttctattattttatcttttaccacaaggctcatggtttgctggtaaggttccagtgtcaTCCTCTGGCAGCTACACAGTGCctcctgactccactttctttcctcctctatctctgcttgatttcctgccttgctatattctgccgtgccataggtcaaagcagcttctttattaaccaatggcaataaaacattcatagcatacagaggactcccacatcaagtatgtacatacatatatatacacacacatttaaaaatatatttttttttcaggtagacAACATGTTGCTATGTATAGGATCAGAAGAAACGTGCCTGGAATGTTTAGCAATAAAGTGGGAGGACATGAGGCCATCTCAATGCATATTTCAAATGCACTGAGAAAGTGTAAAAAGGGCCcctgggatggctcagtgagtaaaagtgcttgctatacaCTGACAAGCTTAGTTTTGATTTCCAAAGCCAGGGGAAGGTGAAAATATTGAACAGACTCCATAATGTTGTCCTATTATATTCCCCATACTCAACACTTTCttaaaaactttatattttatgtatgagtgccaTGCAAATATACTTGCATGTCAGTAGAGGGGATCAGATACtattatagaaggttgtgagccaccatgtggttgttgggagtTGAACACAgaaccactggaagagcagccaatgctcttaacccctgagccatctctcttctgcctcctcaccaccacttttaaaaaaaaaaaaaaaaaaagttaaaaaatttagAGGCATTTACACAGGAGCAATGCACTTATTTGACCACTAGGTGGACAATGGGTTGTATAAAGAATGGGGTACCATTTAAACCACCTGAGAAAGGATGGATAGGATGGGGTATCCGTGGAAACAAGTAATTATACGCTTCCGTAATGAGATGTGTTGGGGTGACtcatagaaatgaaaaggaataaagaaccCTGAATTTATATTTTGGGCAAATGTGTTAAACTGAAATGAAGGGCTCTAGTTTATGGATGATGAATTGAAGCCAAATTTGATGTACGGGTCGCATATCTGGGCTAAAAGTATGAATCTGGttaattattcaaatatatttttgcagccaggcagtgatgacgcctttaatcccagcacttcggaggcagaagcaggtggatctctgtgagttcaaggccagcctggtctacagcataagttccagtccagccagggctgcacggagaaatcctgtcttgaaaacaaaacaaaaatcaaatatatcTTTGCTAGGAAAAATACAAATTTGGCTCAAGTTCCCAATGTTTTGGAAAACATTCAATTAGTGATGGGTTAAAAGCATGCAGCTGGACAGggagggcatggtggctcatgcctttcaCCTAAGCACTGTCTCAAGGCAGAAGCAGAATTTCTTGTGTTCGAAGCTAGCCTTGTTTAcaagggagatcctgtctcaaaaaaaaaaaaaaaaacacgaaaaAAGGCAATGTTTTAAACTTCTCGCCCGTCACTTGTCAACAGGGTCTTGTAGATTTGAGTTTCCTCCTTCCCAAgcccttgctttttattttctgttgcatttgtaACAAGTTGTTCCATTCACCCATTCTTGGAACGCATTAATGGTGGGCCGGCACTAGGTCATCCTTAAAAGCTAAATTCCCTAGGGATGCCCTTTCCCCCTCatcttctccaaactgctttcctGGTCCCCAGCTCTTCTCAGCCGGGTCCGCGGCTCAGCAAAGGCGCAGGCAGCGAAGGACAGAGGCCGGCTCTGTGCTAGCCTAGGGTTAACgctctggagaggagggaggcgCCGGCTGCGCGGAGGCGGAGGCACGGCGGTCTCTTCGATGCAGCGCTCACGCCGCACCGCTCGAGTCTGGGGCTAGTAAGCGAGCCCTGACGAACCGCTGACCCCGCAGCTTACCCAAATCCTCCAGCCCGGGGCTCGATCCCACCCTATGTTCTCAGAAACGGCCTTCACTTAGGGGTTAGACTGACTTCCGGATCTGCCATTGAGGCTCGGCGGGAACTCAACTAAAACTGAGGCGTGACGTCTCGCCGCAATGCCTTCTGGGACACGTAGTCAAGCGGGCGCCCGTGGCCGCACCGTATAGCCCCGCCCGCCCCGCGTTGGATGAAGCGTGTACGTGTGGCGTCACTTCCTGCGTATCTTGGCTTCCTGCGGAGTTTCCTCCCTCGTTCTCTCTTTGCTGCCAGACCTCCGCCATCATGGGTCGCATGCACGCTCCCGGGTGAGCCGCGGCGCCAAACCGGGTtgtggggctggagctggggcgCTAGGGCGCGGGGCAATGAGAGGAGGAGGATGCGGGCTGCAGGTGGGGAGACCGCCGGGCTGCTTGAGCCGCGGGCCCCCATTTCACACCCTGTGCTTCTGTTCTCAGGAAGGGCCTGTCCCAGTCGGCGCTGCCCTACCGCCGCAGCGTCCCCACGGTGAGTAGAGGCGGCGGGTTGGGGGGCAGcatggggtggggaaggggatcTGAGGCCCGAGGGGAAGGTTGCTGTTGGGCTTTCTTATGCTGAGGCCGATTTCTGTTCCACGTACAGTGGCTGAAGCTGACGTCTGACGACGTGAAGGAACAGATTTACAAACTGGCCAAGAAAGGCCTCACTCCCTCCCAGATAGGTGAGTGTTGGTGTCGTCTCTAACTTCTACTCTCGTGTGATCTGGAAAGACAAACGTGCCTAATCCGTGCGTCGGACACGCGTTTCCCAGCTTCCACAGCTAGACGAGCATCTGGGATCACGTCACATCTAGATGTGAATTGACTGGGACTTTGTACAAACGGCAGATAATATGTTTCTGTTAATGTGGTTCTGGGGTGTAGGATAAGTGGTCATAGGAAAACATGCTCGCTAAGACTTGAGTATACTACAGATACTGAGAACAAAGAATTTGAGAGGGACTCAGCTCATCAGAAGTAGTTTGAGATTTAAAAGGAATAGCATATGCGGTTTTCAAAATTGGTATAAATACACCTTCAGGCGGTTTTAGTTAGGGTAAGATATAAAGGCAGAGATCTCATTGGTTCCTTTGGTCAGCTGTATTCTAGCAGCCACACTGTGATGATGGTGTTCCAACATTCGTGGTTTCCACCAGAAGGGCTTCTTCCGTGTTGGGTAGACCTTCCTTGGATGTCTGAGTGAGCTGCAAGCGCTGTTAGGTTGACTAATCGGAGGAAATTTGGAGGGCCTTGCTATCAGGGCTTTATTACATGCTCAAGTTTGTGTTAGAAATTGCTTGCTTTTTTCAGGTGTGATCTTGAGGGACTCTCACGGTGTAGCCCAGGTCCGTTTTGTGACTGGTAATAAAATCTTGAGAATCCTTAAATCCAAAGGCCTTGCCCCTGATCTCCCTGAGGATCTCTACCATTTGATTAAGAAGGCAGTCGCTGTCCGAAAGCATCTTGAGAGGAACAGAAAGGTAAGTGAGGACACAAATCTGGGATTGTGTAGCGATACTTGTCCTGGTCTTCAGGAGGCAGTGTGCATTTGAGTTTAATTCTGTCGGGTGGTTCTAGGCCCCCACTAATCAACATTCTAGTTTCTTTGATGTGggtagtttgatttttttttctcccctaaaCATATCCAGTTGGTTCCAAATGTTGGGGGCTGTTGTAGCTTTTTAACAATTTCTATAGACCTAAATCTGCATCCTCAAATCGCCTCTGCTGTGGGTTTGGTGGTGTGTGCATATAATCTCAGcaaggccggtggatctctgagtttaaggccagcctggtctagcaaTTTGCAAGATACAAGATTGTTTAAAGCCTTAAGAACTTAGCCTTGGAAGGTGTTGGGTTACTTATTTGGTGGTTTtcttaaatcttattttttaggATAAGGATGCTAAATTCCGCCTGATTCTGATAGAGAGCAGAATTCACCGGCTGGCTCGTTACTATAAGACCAAGCGGGTACTCCCACCCAACTGGAAATAGTAAGTATATGCGTTTTGTTGAAGACTCAGCCAGACAGTAAGCAACGGTGGTAGTAGATAAGGAACTTGGTGGTACATGTTTTGCCTTTCTCGTCCTGTGGTTAAGTGCCATTTCAGCTCATCCCTGTCATGTGGGAAAGCATGCATAGGCGATAGATAATACCTAATCAAATGACAATGTTGGATCAAAATGTTATTTAGAGCTGGGTGTAGAGGCAGGCTGGTCTGCACAAGATCCTGTCTTATTAAAGAGAGAAAGGTCACACAAGAGGACCATGGTTGGCAAATGTGGTCTGACTCAGGAGTGGTCCTCTACCCCACCCGCATGGATTGTTCACCATGATGATCATCCAAACATTCAGTTTCTGCCAGGATAGGCATTTCCCTCGTGACCAGTCTTGCTCAGATGTCCGATGGAGCATTGCCATTCATCCTCCTGATTAAGTCTGTGGGGTTTGGGTTCTCACTCGGTTTGATGCATTGTGTGCAGTTGGGTATTTGAGCTGTTTGGGGATAGCTCTGGTAGTGAAGAAAGTTGTGAATGGATCCCCAAATCTAGTATTAATCccagcttctgttttcttttttccagtgagtcatccacagcctctgctttggTGGCATAAATTCCCTTGTATACACAAGCAATAAAATCACTTTGAATAAATTCAagtgtgtgcttttttttctctgttgatCTTTTTTGGTGGGAACTGGTTTTTTGGCAGTTACTGATCAGCATGGACAGAAAGCTAGTGTCTGTTTActtggtttttcctttttttttttttttttttttttttttttttttgctttttcgagacagggtttctctgtggtttttggagcctgtcctggaactaactcttgtagaccaggctggtctcgaactcacagagatccgcctgcctctgcctcccgagtgctgggattaaaggcgtgcgccaccaccgcccggccttttttttgtttttgttttgttttttttttttgttttttgagacagagtttttctgtggttttgaagcctgtcctggaactagctcttgtagaccaggctggtctcgaactcacagagatccgcctgcctctgcctcccaagtgctgggattaaaggcgtgcgccaccaccgcctggcttacttGGTTTTTCTTAACTGCTATCTACCTGTAGACCTGAAAGACACTAGGAAGTGTGGGAGTGGAGtgtgcttgggggggggggggggggtgagtccTTGATGCTTATGATTTTTATGTGTGAGGCATAACCATGGTTAGCTT of the Chionomys nivalis chromosome 8, mChiNiv1.1, whole genome shotgun sequence genome contains:
- the Rps13 gene encoding 40S ribosomal protein S13 — protein: MGRMHAPGKGLSQSALPYRRSVPTWLKLTSDDVKEQIYKLAKKGLTPSQIGVILRDSHGVAQVRFVTGNKILRILKSKGLAPDLPEDLYHLIKKAVAVRKHLERNRKDKDAKFRLILIESRIHRLARYYKTKRVLPPNWKYESSTASALVA